The Bacteroidota bacterium region ACACCTACCGCAAGACCCTCTGGAATATTATGTAGTGTAATTGCTAATACAAGCAGTACACTTTTGTTCCATCCGGTTTTGATACCCTCTGCTTCAGACTTTGGATAACCCAAATGGAGGTGAGGTAAAATTTTATCAATTATCCATAAAAACAAGCCGCCTGTTAGAAATCCAACAACAGCTGGTATCCATGACGTTTTACCTGCATCTTCAGTCATTTCGATGGCTGGTGCCAGCAATGACCAAAAACTGGCGGCAATCATAATTCCTGCTGCAAATCCAAGCATGCCATCCAAAACTTTTCTATTAATTGTTTTGAAAAAGAAAACTACAGATGCACCCAAAGCAGTCAGCAACCATGTAAACATTGTTGCGATAAATGCCTGCATTACAGGACTGAATTTTTCTAACCAATCAATTATCATTTGAAAAGGGTTTTTGTTTCGTTATACCAAAAGATAAAATCAAGATGTGATAAAGGAATTTTAATTTCATTTGAAAATTCCTTCATCTTATTTTCAATTTCAAAATATTTATTTTCTGAAATTGATTTTGGAATTTCTTTAATTACATTAAAATTTTTCAAATTTTTC contains the following coding sequences:
- a CDS encoding ZIP family metal transporter gives rise to the protein MDWLEKFSPVMQAFIATMFTWLLTALGASVVFFFKTINRKVLDGMLGFAAGIMIAASFWSLLAPAIEMTEDAGKTSWIPAVVGFLTGGLFLWIIDKILPHLHLGYPKSEAEGIKTGWNKSVLLVLAITLHNIPEGLAVGVAFGAVASGLPSVTIAGAIVLAIGIGIQNFPEGTAVSVPLRREGLSRFKSFWYGQLSGIVEPIAGVIGAVAVMSMTNFLPYALSFAAGAMIYVVVEELIPESQLNKNNDISTIGAMIGFALMMFLDVALG